AAGCAACTCATTACGCACTCGACGGATTCATTTGGAAAATTCGAGACAGTGAGTCTTATTGGTATAAACTTTTTTTTAAATAGGAATAATTCGTCATTCCCGAGATTTTCAGTCGGGAATCTCAACATCTTGAGACCCCCATTTAAATTTTAGAGGTGACATTGTTCTTTGATAGTATAATTTCGTTTTAATATATGTTACTAAATTCAATATTCATTTTACTTATCCTTTTTTCTCTTTCCAATTGCTCTACTTTTTTATTGGGAACTAGACCTGTGGTTAATCAGAATATACCTAAACTAGATAAGGATATAACTTATGAACTAATTGGATGGAAAGACAAAGAAAATAAAATCAAGGCTACAGAAATTCTAAAGGCTCTAACTCGGTCAGACAAATTTAAAAGTATTTCTCATTTCGTAAAATCGGATTCTGAGTGGAAAATACAAATTATCCTCGATGAATCTCCCCAGCTTGCCATTTTACTGGGAGAACCAGTTCAGCCGGTATCCTGGGTTGCCGAAAAAAGACCGGGACGTTATTCGCTTTATATTTTAAACCGTGTTCTATCAGCAGCTTCTCGCCTTGTAATTCCCATCATTCAAGTAAAAGAAGAAATTATAACCTTTCGAGTCTGGAAGCAAAATGTAAAAAAGGCTGAGTATTCTTATCCCGTTGAGACTGTTCGTGCTATTGGATGGCTTTCTCTCGCTCTTAGTTTTTTTGATGATAAAAAAGAAATCAAAACGATATATTCTGATTATGCGCTCATGTTTCTAATTGATTCGGAGAAGAACTATGAATAAAATATTATTCTTATCTCTAATTGGATTTTTATTCATTCTTATAAACTGCGCAGGCATTTACAACGAGCCTGTTTTTATAAAAAAACAAAAAACGAATTCATTTCCAAAGAACATTCGCCTGGAATTTACTGGTTTTTATTTTTATGAAAAAGAATTAAACTTATTAAAATCAGAAATTTTAAATTCAGGTTTTACGAATAATCAAAGTTCTCCCTTTCTTTTAGAAGTCATTTTAGAAGAGAAAGAATATTCTTACAAATATATATCGCTACATTTCGTAAACTTAATAGCCAGTCTATTTACTGCTGGGATCATTCCCTATTACACCATCACCAAACATGAAATCACCTATCGCGTTTCCGAGGGGAAAAAAGAAATAGGCAGTTCCAAATTAGTTTTAGAATTAGACCAGCTTAGAGGTTTATCCCTATTACCCATTACTCCTTTCTTTTGGCCTTCCTCTGCCTTTGATAAATCTATTTTAGATTCCTGGAAGTTACAAGGAGATACAAAATGAGACTTCTCTACTGGATATTTGTTATTTGCCTTACCTCATTTATTCATTGTCGTATTATGCAAAGAATTAACTCCATTCCAAAGGATGGCATTTTAGAAACAATACTTATAGACGGAATTGAAAGAAAATACATCGTATATCTTCCAAAAACAAAAATTCTCGCAGAAGAAAAAATCCCACTTTTACTTATGCTACATGGTCGATTTGGAACTGCAAAGCTTATGATGGAAGGCTACAATATGAATGCGATAGCCGATAGAGAAAGATTTGCCATTCTTTATCCCGAAGGATTCAATCGTAGCTGGGCAGACGGCCGGGGTGGAACTCCTGCTGATAAAAATAATATTAACGATGTAAAATTCATAGAAAGCGTAATACAACGTGTAGCCGCTAATTATCCAATTGACCAAAATTATATTTTCATAACCGGACATTCGAACGGTGGATTTATGACACAGAGAATGCTTATCGAAAAAACCAATTTATTTAAAGCAGGTGTAAGTGTTACGGCTCATATTTCAAAAAATGTTTTAATGAATTCTACTCCCGCAAAACCAATTTCTGTAGCATTTATCAGTGGAACAGAAGATCCTTTAGTTCCCTACGAAGGTGGTTATGTAGTTGACGGCGAAGAGGTGTTAGGCGCTGAGGACTCAGTTCGCAGATGGATAGAATGGAATCAATGTAGCAAACAAGCAACAATCGAAACAATCAATAAACAGAGGGATGAAACTAGTTTAGAAATTTATTCCTGTCCAGGATGCAAGGAGAATGTAAAGGTTCGATTGTATAAATTAATTGGTGCAGGCCATATGTGGCCGGGTTTATCACAGAAGATTCCATTCATTAACCTGGGCAAAGAGACAAAAGAGTTAAATGCATCTGAAGAGATTTGGGATTTCTTTAAATTGCATTTGTAATGCTAACGCTCTTCCAATTAATAAAGAAATGACTAGCCTAAAATA
This genomic interval from Leptospiraceae bacterium contains the following:
- a CDS encoding prolyl oligopeptidase family serine peptidase, which encodes MRLLYWIFVICLTSFIHCRIMQRINSIPKDGILETILIDGIERKYIVYLPKTKILAEEKIPLLLMLHGRFGTAKLMMEGYNMNAIADRERFAILYPEGFNRSWADGRGGTPADKNNINDVKFIESVIQRVAANYPIDQNYIFITGHSNGGFMTQRMLIEKTNLFKAGVSVTAHISKNVLMNSTPAKPISVAFISGTEDPLVPYEGGYVVDGEEVLGAEDSVRRWIEWNQCSKQATIETINKQRDETSLEIYSCPGCKENVKVRLYKLIGAGHMWPGLSQKIPFINLGKETKELNASEEIWDFFKLHL